The genome window ACTTTGTGGCCGTCATCGATAGCGAGCGCGCAGGGCAATCGATCGAGGCTCTGAGCGGCATCCCGTGCAAGGCGCCCATAGTCGCCACGGTGGAAGAAGCGCTGGCCTATGGGCCCGAAGTTCTCTTTATAGGCATTGCGCCGCCCGGCGGCACTCTGCCTGAGCCATGGCGTGCAGACATTGTGTCGGCGCTGAAGGGAGGCATGAGCCTAGTGAACGGCCTGCACGGCTCAATGGCGGAGGACCCTGAGTTCGCCGCGGCGCTTCAGCCCAATAGGTTCATTTGGGACTGTCGATTGCCGGAAAAGATATCGACCAACGGCTCGGGAGCGGCCAGAACGCTGGACTGTTTTCGCGTGCTGACCGTAGGCGCAGATATGGCGGCCGGCAAGATGACTACAAGCCTGCTGGTTCATCGCGCTCTGGTTGGAGAAGGCATATCGAGCCGCTTTCTGGCAACCGGACAGACCGGGATCATGATATGCGGCGAGGGGTTTCCTTTAGACGCCTATCGCGTCGATTTTGCAAGCGGGGCTGTGGAGACCTATGTCCGGCGCATGGCCGACTGCCGGGTGTTGAACATCGAAGGCCAGGGATCGCTGTTCAATCCAGCGTCTACGGCGACGTTGCCTCTGCTTCGAGGCGCTCAGCCGCAAGCGATGATTTACTGTACGCGGGCTTTTCAGACGCATTGCCGCCGATACGACCATGTGCCGATTCCGCCGCTTCCTGAGGCTATTCGAATTTGCGAGGAGGTTGCGTCCGCGGGCGGCTCGTTCGAACCGGGCAAGGTCTTAGGCATCGCGATCAACACGTTTGGTCTGGACGAGCAAGAGGCTCGGCGCGCAATCGACGAGGCTGAGAGCTCTACTGGACTTTGTGCAACCGACCCGGTTCGCTTTGGGGTTCGGGGCATCGTCGAAGCGATCAAGGCGCAGCTCTGATGTTCCAAGAGGTATCAGTCAGGTCGCAAGAAGGTCTTAAGAAAGACCTTGTGGCAGTCGAGGAGCCGCTCGCGATCACGCTTATTCAGGAGCGCGCAGAGGGTTGCGAAGAGCATCCATTTGCCATCACCATGCGTACGCCGGGGAACGACTATGAGTTGGTCATGGGTCTCTTGTTCACAGAGGGCGTCGTATCGGCTGCCAGCGATGTTCAGGCAATGGCCTGCTTAGAGGGCGACGAGAATGTGATGACGGTGCGACTCCTGCCGAGCGTGGCCATAGACCCAGATCTGTTTCGTCGCAGCGTTACGGCCACTTCCGCATGTGGGCTGTGCGGTCGCGTTGCAATCGACAACTTGTTGGCCGATTATCCTAAGGCCGTGTGGAGCCTTCCGCCCTTAAAGGCGTCTCTGCTTTGTCAATTGCCGTCCGTTGCTCAAGAAGCGCAGGAGCTGTTTCGGACCACGGCCTGCGCTCATTCGTCGGCTTTGTTCGACCCGCATGGTCGCTTGATCAAGCTCTTTGAAGACGTGGGCCGCCACAATGCCATGGACAAGTTGATCGGATGGGCGGCGATCAACGACCAACTTCCGTTAGAAAACCGCATAGCCCTGTGCAGCGGAAGGCTGGCATTCGAGCTCGTTCAAAAGAGCGCGCGGGCCGGCATTCCGATCCTGGCTGCCGTCGGGGCGCCG of Armatimonadota bacterium contains these proteins:
- a CDS encoding DUF1611 domain-containing protein, whose amino-acid sequence is MRIEPNTKSAILYHGGFLGPYGKTGNALLRYADFDFVAVIDSERAGQSIEALSGIPCKAPIVATVEEALAYGPEVLFIGIAPPGGTLPEPWRADIVSALKGGMSLVNGLHGSMAEDPEFAAALQPNRFIWDCRLPEKISTNGSGAARTLDCFRVLTVGADMAAGKMTTSLLVHRALVGEGISSRFLATGQTGIMICGEGFPLDAYRVDFASGAVETYVRRMADCRVLNIEGQGSLFNPASTATLPLLRGAQPQAMIYCTRAFQTHCRRYDHVPIPPLPEAIRICEEVASAGGSFEPGKVLGIAINTFGLDEQEARRAIDEAESSTGLCATDPVRFGVRGIVEAIKAQL
- the fdhD gene encoding formate dehydrogenase accessory sulfurtransferase FdhD produces the protein MFQEVSVRSQEGLKKDLVAVEEPLAITLIQERAEGCEEHPFAITMRTPGNDYELVMGLLFTEGVVSAASDVQAMACLEGDENVMTVRLLPSVAIDPDLFRRSVTATSACGLCGRVAIDNLLADYPKAVWSLPPLKASLLCQLPSVAQEAQELFRTTACAHSSALFDPHGRLIKLFEDVGRHNAMDKLIGWAAINDQLPLENRIALCSGRLAFELVQKSARAGIPILAAVGAPTSLAVELAERTGITLVGFLRQDRFNVYAHSERISC